Within Candidatus Schekmanbacteria bacterium, the genomic segment GGAAGGAAATATATCCAATTTTGAACTTAAACCGGGTGATATCGTTTATGTGCCCGATACGGCTATAGGGCGTCTCGATAAAATATTGCAGAAGATTGCGCCTGTTTTAAGGACTATAAATGAGGGATTGCAGCCATTTTATATTTACGACTTAATAAGAAATACGAGATAGTTTACAGGGAAAGTTAATGGCACAATATGAACTTGATTTGCGCGATTATTGGCGAATTATCAGAAAAAGAAGATTTATAATTATCTCTGTAACACTGCTTGTGGGTTTTCTTACCTTTCTTTTCTCTCTTATTCAGCGTCCAACTCCACTTTACAAAGCAACAGCAAGCGTTAAAGTTGAAAGGGCAACAAGTTTGACAGGACTTTTGACTGAAGTTGTTTCATGGTCAACATGGGATGACATTGCGACACAATCCGTAGTTATTACAAGTTATCGCATTATGGAAAAGGTTGCCCAAAGATTAGGATTTGTTCCAAAGAATCTTAAAACAGAAGAGATAAGAAAGAATCCAAAATATGTTGAAATCATTTCCGAGCTTCAAGACAGTGTGGAAGCAGAGCAGGAAGAAGATACCAATATAATCAATATCTATGCTGAATCGGAAAATCCTGAAGATGCAACATTATTGGCAAATACCGTTGCAGAAGTTTATAAAGAAGAAAACAGAAAAGAAAGAAACGCTCAAGTTACTGAAGCGCGAAAATTTATTGAATCACAATTGAAAATAGTCGGCAAACAACTGAGAGAATCTGAAGAAAAGCTCAAGAATCTTCAACAAAGAAACGGCATTATGTCCGAAGATTCTCTTTATTATGACAGTTTGCTTAAAGAAAAGAGTTCGCTTCGTGATGAATACCGCAAAGTTGCAGAAGAGTTGGTTGAAGCAGAAAAACAATTGGCAATTCTTGAGAAGGGACAGACGATTGATGAGGATTTCGGAAGAATCTACACGCCTGATTATTATTCGCATTTATATGAGTTGAACAGAGAACTTTTAGACCTCCTGCTAAAAAGGAAAGATTTGAGAGAACAATATAATGATGATTATCCGCCACTGAAAGAATTGGAAGAAAAAATTAGAAGTATTGTCAATGAAATGGAACAACAGATTAAAAAGAAAGTTGAGGTTCTCAATTATAAGAAGGAGGATATCCTATCGAGGATAAAAGAGGTCGATAAGGCAATCTATGAAAAGCCGGAAGATTTACTTTCAATTGCGAGAGCAAGAAATGAAGTGGAAGTCAATAGAGAGTTATTCAGTCAATTGAAGACTAAGTATCAGGAAGCATTGATAAAGGAAGCGGAAAAGGTTGACGAAGTGACAATTGTGAAGCCTGCATTTGAAGAACCGATAATTACTAATCCATCGAGTATTTCGCAAAAGACGGCAGTAGGACTCTTTATAGGACTTCTCCTTGGCTTTGTAATGGCGCTCATAATTGAAACTTTGGATACTTCAATTGGCACAATTGAAGACCTCGAGCAATATCTCGATATTCCTGTTACTGGCGTAATTCCTGATGTGGGAAATGAGGAGTTGATAAGTGAAATTCAGCAGTCAGGAGCTGTTCAGGAAAACTTGGATGCAGAAACGATTGACCTTTATTCCAAACTGATTTCCCACTTTGCCCCTTCTTCCATACTTTCTGAAAGTTACAGGGCAATGCGGACAAATATTCAATTTATGCTCCTTGAAAAGAAATACAAAACTATAACGATCACAAGCGCCTCTTTGGGTGAAGGTAAAACTTCTGTTGCTATAAATCTTGGAATTACGCTTGCTCAACTTGGTAAAAAAGTGCTCCTAATCGAAGGTGATTTACGGAAACCTCGTCTCCATAAGGTATTTGGTTTAGAGAAGGAACCGGGATTGACAGATATTATAATAGGGAACAGCCACTGGAAGAATTCTGTGCGTACAGTTATCGATATGATGTTAGGCAATCTTCAGTTTGAACAACTTTTTCAAACACCGGGACTTGATAATCTTTCTATAATTACTTGCGGCCATATTCCTCCAAATCCTTCAGAATTTTTGAATGCTCAGGGGATTGAAGAACTTATTGAAGAGATTAAAGAATATTTTGATCTAATAATTATTGATGTACCTCCTGTCCTTCCTGTTACAGATGCTGTGATCTTAGGCGCAAAGACGGACGCTGTTTTATTGGTCTATCGTGCAGGCAAAATTGCCCGTTCCGGATTGAAGCGGGCGAAAAATATTTTATCCAATGTAAAAGCGAATGTCATTGGCATTGTACTCCTTGGGCTTAAACCTGATGTGAATCCGGAGTATTTTAAATTTGGATATAAGAGCTATACAGAGGATTCTAACAAACCTCCTGAGAGCAGATTTATAGATACAATCAGCAGATTTTTCTCAAAATTGGAATCTTTCTTTACTAAAGAAAATTTGAGAAAATTCATTAGTTCTTTGGACAGCAAACAGTTAACAAAGATTATCATCTCTGCGATTATTGTTCTGCTGATTGTAATAGGCATATTATGGCAAACAGGTGGATGTAAGAGTGAGAAAAAATTCCAAAATAGATACTCACTGAAAAATACCACAACTGAAAATATTAAGATGAATATAGAGTAACATTCCAAATCTAAACTATGAACCGCTTGTTAAGTGGAAACAATATATATATACCCCTGTTCTTTTTATTTGCAGCAATCGTATCTCTTGTAATAGTTTTTCTTCCTGCCAATCAATCCCTTTTTATAGGCGCCGCCTTTTTTATTATTATTGTTTCTTTTATAAGCAATGAAATTGCTCTC encodes:
- a CDS encoding polysaccharide biosynthesis tyrosine autokinase, with translation MAQYELDLRDYWRIIRKRRFIIISVTLLVGFLTFLFSLIQRPTPLYKATASVKVERATSLTGLLTEVVSWSTWDDIATQSVVITSYRIMEKVAQRLGFVPKNLKTEEIRKNPKYVEIISELQDSVEAEQEEDTNIINIYAESENPEDATLLANTVAEVYKEENRKERNAQVTEARKFIESQLKIVGKQLRESEEKLKNLQQRNGIMSEDSLYYDSLLKEKSSLRDEYRKVAEELVEAEKQLAILEKGQTIDEDFGRIYTPDYYSHLYELNRELLDLLLKRKDLREQYNDDYPPLKELEEKIRSIVNEMEQQIKKKVEVLNYKKEDILSRIKEVDKAIYEKPEDLLSIARARNEVEVNRELFSQLKTKYQEALIKEAEKVDEVTIVKPAFEEPIITNPSSISQKTAVGLFIGLLLGFVMALIIETLDTSIGTIEDLEQYLDIPVTGVIPDVGNEELISEIQQSGAVQENLDAETIDLYSKLISHFAPSSILSESYRAMRTNIQFMLLEKKYKTITITSASLGEGKTSVAINLGITLAQLGKKVLLIEGDLRKPRLHKVFGLEKEPGLTDIIIGNSHWKNSVRTVIDMMLGNLQFEQLFQTPGLDNLSIITCGHIPPNPSEFLNAQGIEELIEEIKEYFDLIIIDVPPVLPVTDAVILGAKTDAVLLVYRAGKIARSGLKRAKNILSNVKANVIGIVLLGLKPDVNPEYFKFGYKSYTEDSNKPPESRFIDTISRFFSKLESFFTKENLRKFISSLDSKQLTKIIISAIIVLLIVIGILWQTGGCKSEKKFQNRYSLKNTTTENIKMNIE